In a genomic window of Oreochromis aureus strain Israel breed Guangdong linkage group 13, ZZ_aureus, whole genome shotgun sequence:
- the lrrfip2 gene encoding leucine-rich repeat flightless-interacting protein 2 isoform X8, protein MSSSTNMGTQGTGRKRAPLKDRFSAEDDALNSIAREAEARLAAKRAARAEARDIRMRELERQQKELSYRSSSSSSRKWGQIHQWMADAEKARASSSSRSSSRHQRGLDDDVTSVRSYRSSSSGIRDLGSKSRSSSRRKDDLSDGISTSSALKSSRSTSSVYNDLHGHKKASSRSSKKDLLTGLYHDQRNYTSLTKTKPPPLLSTSTYRATTSSPCTTSTGLSRSYSTASIYDDAGLYGSGYSSRAPSEYSWYSSGASSTRSSPVSSSDDDTVSSVSQERGSRGRRDSGSSDFSDISESAADYFSRSNRRGSIVSDLDDLSIPDLDALDEKCDKQYSDYSRPSSRCATPGLSAATLASLGGTSSRRGSTDASSAYDPDTSLSELRDIYELKDQIQDVEGRYMQGLKELKESLTEVEEKYKKAMVSNAQLDNDKANLIYQVDTLKDVIEEMEEQMSEMKRELEEKSKDLERQKHTCTVLQHKQEELKEGIRQRDELIEESQKMQTKLDALTREVFDLQETINWKDKKIAALERQKEYFDCIRNERDELRDELADIKGKSKAGEQHGLVIIPDGTPNGDVNHESPSSGITLVSQEAAQVLESAGEGPLDVRLRKLAEEKDELLAQIRKLKNQLEEEKQKHSKVDNSYTDGERMENGTDLHFIEMQRDANRQISEYKFKLSKAEQEMGTMEQNINRLEGQVSRYKAAADNAEKVEDELKAEKRKLQRELRTALDKMEEMEMTNNHLVKRLEKMKANRNALLSQQ, encoded by the exons ATGAGTTCCAGTACTAACATGGGGACACAAGGCACTGGTAGAAAGCGTGCTCCTCTAAAAGATCGGTTCTCAGCAGAGGATGATGCGCTGAATAGCATTGCTCGTGAG GCGGAGGCGAGGCTGGCAGCAAAGAGGGCGGCTCGGGCAGAGGCAAGAGACATCCGAATGAGGGAACTTGAACGGCAACAGAAAGAG CTTTCTTACCGCTCATCCAGCAGTAGCAGCAGAAAATGGGGTCAGATCCACCAGTGGATG GCTGATGCAGAAAAAGCCAGAGCCTCTAGTAGTAGTAGATCCAGCAGCCGTCATCAGCGG GGGCTGGATGATGATGTCACGTCAGTCCGCAGCTACAGG TCATCATCATCAGGAATACGTGACTTGGGGTCTAAGAGTCGATCCAGTTCCCGTAGAAAAGATGACTTG TCTGATGGCATCTCTACTAGCTCTGCGCTCAAGAGTTCACGCTCCACT AGTTCTGTGTACAATGATCTGCATGGCCATAAGAAGGCTTCATCCCGGTCCTCAAAGAAAGACCTTCTG ACTGGACTGTACCACGATCAGAGGAACTACACCAGCCTAACAAAGACCAAACCACCACCTCTTCTCTCCACCTCTACCTATCGG GCCACCACTTCCTCACCCTGCACCACCAGCACAGGGCTGTCTCGCAGCTACAGCACG GCCTCTATATACGACGACGCTGGCCTTTACGGCTCAGGCTACAGTTCAAGAGCT CCCTCTGAATACAGCTGGTACTcctctggagccagctccacTCGTAGCAGCCCTGTG TCTTCCTCAGATGATGACACTGTCAGCAGTGTGTCCCAGGAACGCGGTAGCAGAGGCAGGAGGGACAGTGGG TCTTCTGACTTCTCGGACATTAGTGAGTCGGCCGCTGATTATTTCAGCCGCTCCAACCGAAGAGGCAGTATTGTGTCTGACCTTGATGATTTGAGTATTCCAGATTTGGATGCT CTGGATGAAAAATGTGACAAGCAGTATTCAGATTATAGTCGA CCATCCTCCCGCTGTGCCACCCCAGGCCTCTCGGCAGCCACCCTGGCATCACTGGGTGGTACCTCATCACGTCGAGGTAGCACAGACGCCAGTAGCGCCTATGACCCCGACACCAGTCTGAGTGAACTTAGG GATATCTATGAACTAAAGGACCAGATTCAGGATGTAGAAGGGCGGTACATGCAAGGGCTTAAAGAGCTGAAG GAGTCACTCACAGAGGTAGAGGAGAAGTACAAGAAAGCCATGGTATCGAATGCACAGCTGGACAACGACAAAGCCAACCTCATCTATCAAGTGGACACACTCAAGGATGTCATAGAGGAGATGGAGGAGCAAATGTCAGAGATGAAGAGGGAGCTGGAAGAAAAGTCAAAG GATctagaaagacaaaaacacacatgtacagttCTCCAACATAAACAAGAAGAACTGAAAGAGGGAATCCGCCAGAGAGATGAGCTTATAGAG GAGAGCCAGAAAATGCAGACTAAGTTAGATGCCCTCACCAGAGAGGTGTTTGACCTGCAGGAAACGATAAACTGGAAGGACAAAAAGATTGCG GCCCTAGAGAGGCAGAAAGAGTACTTTGATTGCATTAGGAATGAaagagatgagctcagagaTGAGCTCGCTGACATCAAGGGGAAATCCAAAGCAGGAGAG CAACATGGGCTGGTCATCATCCCAGATGGTACACCAAACGGAGATGTCAACCATGAGTCTCCGTCCTCAGGGATCACTTTGGTCTCCCAGGAGGCCGCCCAGGTGCTGGAGTCTGCAGGAGAGGGTCCACTGG ATGTCAGGCTACGGAAGTTGGCAGAGGAGAAGGACGAACTTTTGGCTCAGATCAGGAAACTGAAGAatcagctggaggaggagaaacagaAACACTCAAAGGTGGACAATTCGTACACAGATGGGGAGAGGATGGAAAACGGTACAGACCTGCACTTTATTGAAATGCAGA GAGATGCCAACAGACAGATTAGTGAATACAAATTCAAGCTTTCAAAAGCAGAACAGGAAATGGGTACAATGGAACAAAAT ATTAACAGACTTGAAGGGCAAGTGTCCCGGTACAAGGCAGCGGCAGATAATGCAGAGAAAGTCGAGGACGAACTTAAAGCAGAAAAACGTAAACTTCAAAGAGAG CTGCGCACAGCTTTAGATAAGATGGAGGAGATGGAGATGACCAACAACCATCTAGTAAAGCGCCTTGAGAAGATGAAGGCCAACAGGAATGCCCTTCTGTCACAGCAATGA
- the lrrfip2 gene encoding leucine-rich repeat flightless-interacting protein 2 isoform X3 translates to MSSSTNMGTQGTGRKRAPLKDRFSAEDDALNSIAREAEARLAAKRAARAEARDIRMRELERQQKELSYRSSSSSSRKWGQIHQWMADAEKARASSSSRSSSRHQRGLDDDVTSVRSYRSDGISTSSALKSSRSTSSVYNDLHGHKKASSRSSKKDLLTGLYHDQRNYTSLTKTKPPPLLSTSTYRATTSSPCTTSTGLSRSYSTASIYDDAGLYGSGYSSRAPSEYSWYSSGASSTRSSPVSSSDDDTVSSVSQERGSRGRRDSGSSDFSDISESAADYFSRSNRRGSIVSDLDDLSIPDLDALDEKCDKQYSDYSRPSSRCATPGLSAATLASLGGTSSRRGSTDASSAYDPDTSLSELRDIYELKDQIQDVEGRYMQGLKELKESLTEVEEKYKKAMVSNAQLDNDKANLIYQVDTLKDVIEEMEEQMSEMKRELEEKSKDLERQKHTCTVLQHKQEELKEGIRQRDELIEQHGLVIIPDGTPNGDVNHESPSSGITLVSQEAAQVLESAGEGPLDVRLRKLAEEKDELLAQIRKLKNQLEEEKQKHSKVDNSYTDGERMENGTDLHFIEMQRDANRQISEYKFKLSKAEQEMGTMEQNINRLEGQVSRYKAAADNAEKVEDELKAEKRKLQRELRTALDKMEEMEMTNNHLVKRLEKMKANRNALLSQQ, encoded by the exons ATGAGTTCCAGTACTAACATGGGGACACAAGGCACTGGTAGAAAGCGTGCTCCTCTAAAAGATCGGTTCTCAGCAGAGGATGATGCGCTGAATAGCATTGCTCGTGAG GCGGAGGCGAGGCTGGCAGCAAAGAGGGCGGCTCGGGCAGAGGCAAGAGACATCCGAATGAGGGAACTTGAACGGCAACAGAAAGAG CTTTCTTACCGCTCATCCAGCAGTAGCAGCAGAAAATGGGGTCAGATCCACCAGTGGATG GCTGATGCAGAAAAAGCCAGAGCCTCTAGTAGTAGTAGATCCAGCAGCCGTCATCAGCGG GGGCTGGATGATGATGTCACGTCAGTCCGCAGCTACAGG TCTGATGGCATCTCTACTAGCTCTGCGCTCAAGAGTTCACGCTCCACT AGTTCTGTGTACAATGATCTGCATGGCCATAAGAAGGCTTCATCCCGGTCCTCAAAGAAAGACCTTCTG ACTGGACTGTACCACGATCAGAGGAACTACACCAGCCTAACAAAGACCAAACCACCACCTCTTCTCTCCACCTCTACCTATCGG GCCACCACTTCCTCACCCTGCACCACCAGCACAGGGCTGTCTCGCAGCTACAGCACG GCCTCTATATACGACGACGCTGGCCTTTACGGCTCAGGCTACAGTTCAAGAGCT CCCTCTGAATACAGCTGGTACTcctctggagccagctccacTCGTAGCAGCCCTGTG TCTTCCTCAGATGATGACACTGTCAGCAGTGTGTCCCAGGAACGCGGTAGCAGAGGCAGGAGGGACAGTGGG TCTTCTGACTTCTCGGACATTAGTGAGTCGGCCGCTGATTATTTCAGCCGCTCCAACCGAAGAGGCAGTATTGTGTCTGACCTTGATGATTTGAGTATTCCAGATTTGGATGCT CTGGATGAAAAATGTGACAAGCAGTATTCAGATTATAGTCGA CCATCCTCCCGCTGTGCCACCCCAGGCCTCTCGGCAGCCACCCTGGCATCACTGGGTGGTACCTCATCACGTCGAGGTAGCACAGACGCCAGTAGCGCCTATGACCCCGACACCAGTCTGAGTGAACTTAGG GATATCTATGAACTAAAGGACCAGATTCAGGATGTAGAAGGGCGGTACATGCAAGGGCTTAAAGAGCTGAAG GAGTCACTCACAGAGGTAGAGGAGAAGTACAAGAAAGCCATGGTATCGAATGCACAGCTGGACAACGACAAAGCCAACCTCATCTATCAAGTGGACACACTCAAGGATGTCATAGAGGAGATGGAGGAGCAAATGTCAGAGATGAAGAGGGAGCTGGAAGAAAAGTCAAAG GATctagaaagacaaaaacacacatgtacagttCTCCAACATAAACAAGAAGAACTGAAAGAGGGAATCCGCCAGAGAGATGAGCTTATAGAG CAACATGGGCTGGTCATCATCCCAGATGGTACACCAAACGGAGATGTCAACCATGAGTCTCCGTCCTCAGGGATCACTTTGGTCTCCCAGGAGGCCGCCCAGGTGCTGGAGTCTGCAGGAGAGGGTCCACTGG ATGTCAGGCTACGGAAGTTGGCAGAGGAGAAGGACGAACTTTTGGCTCAGATCAGGAAACTGAAGAatcagctggaggaggagaaacagaAACACTCAAAGGTGGACAATTCGTACACAGATGGGGAGAGGATGGAAAACGGTACAGACCTGCACTTTATTGAAATGCAGA GAGATGCCAACAGACAGATTAGTGAATACAAATTCAAGCTTTCAAAAGCAGAACAGGAAATGGGTACAATGGAACAAAAT ATTAACAGACTTGAAGGGCAAGTGTCCCGGTACAAGGCAGCGGCAGATAATGCAGAGAAAGTCGAGGACGAACTTAAAGCAGAAAAACGTAAACTTCAAAGAGAG CTGCGCACAGCTTTAGATAAGATGGAGGAGATGGAGATGACCAACAACCATCTAGTAAAGCGCCTTGAGAAGATGAAGGCCAACAGGAATGCCCTTCTGTCACAGCAATGA
- the lrrfip2 gene encoding leucine-rich repeat flightless-interacting protein 2 isoform X2 yields MSSSTNMGTQGTGRKRAPLKDRFSAEDDALNSIAREAEARLAAKRAARAEARDIRMRELERQQKELSYRSSSSSSRKWGQIHQWMADAEKARASSSSRSSSRHQRGLDDDVTSVRSYRSSSSGIRDLGSKSRSSSRRKDDLSDGISTSSALKSSRSTSSVYNDLHGHKKASSRSSKKDLLTGLYHDQRNYTSLTKTKPPPLLSTSTYRATTSSPCTTSTGLSRSYSTPSEYSWYSSGASSTRSSPVSSSDDDTVSSVSQERGSRGRRDSGSSDFSDISESAADYFSRSNRRGSIVSDLDDLSIPDLDALDEKCDKQYSDYSRPSSRCATPGLSAATLASLGGTSSRRGSTDASSAYDPDTSLSELRDIYELKDQIQDVEGRYMQGLKELKESLTEVEEKYKKAMVSNAQLDNDKANLIYQVDTLKDVIEEMEEQMSEMKRELEEKSKDLERQKHTCTVLQHKQEELKEGIRQRDELIEQHGLVIIPDGTPNGDVNHESPSSGITLVSQEAAQVLESAGEGPLDVRLRKLAEEKDELLAQIRKLKNQLEEEKQKHSKVDNSYTDGERMENGTDLHFIEMQRDANRQISEYKFKLSKAEQEMGTMEQNINRLEGQVSRYKAAADNAEKVEDELKAEKRKLQRELRTALDKMEEMEMTNNHLVKRLEKMKANRNALLSQQ; encoded by the exons ATGAGTTCCAGTACTAACATGGGGACACAAGGCACTGGTAGAAAGCGTGCTCCTCTAAAAGATCGGTTCTCAGCAGAGGATGATGCGCTGAATAGCATTGCTCGTGAG GCGGAGGCGAGGCTGGCAGCAAAGAGGGCGGCTCGGGCAGAGGCAAGAGACATCCGAATGAGGGAACTTGAACGGCAACAGAAAGAG CTTTCTTACCGCTCATCCAGCAGTAGCAGCAGAAAATGGGGTCAGATCCACCAGTGGATG GCTGATGCAGAAAAAGCCAGAGCCTCTAGTAGTAGTAGATCCAGCAGCCGTCATCAGCGG GGGCTGGATGATGATGTCACGTCAGTCCGCAGCTACAGG TCATCATCATCAGGAATACGTGACTTGGGGTCTAAGAGTCGATCCAGTTCCCGTAGAAAAGATGACTTG TCTGATGGCATCTCTACTAGCTCTGCGCTCAAGAGTTCACGCTCCACT AGTTCTGTGTACAATGATCTGCATGGCCATAAGAAGGCTTCATCCCGGTCCTCAAAGAAAGACCTTCTG ACTGGACTGTACCACGATCAGAGGAACTACACCAGCCTAACAAAGACCAAACCACCACCTCTTCTCTCCACCTCTACCTATCGG GCCACCACTTCCTCACCCTGCACCACCAGCACAGGGCTGTCTCGCAGCTACAGCACG CCCTCTGAATACAGCTGGTACTcctctggagccagctccacTCGTAGCAGCCCTGTG TCTTCCTCAGATGATGACACTGTCAGCAGTGTGTCCCAGGAACGCGGTAGCAGAGGCAGGAGGGACAGTGGG TCTTCTGACTTCTCGGACATTAGTGAGTCGGCCGCTGATTATTTCAGCCGCTCCAACCGAAGAGGCAGTATTGTGTCTGACCTTGATGATTTGAGTATTCCAGATTTGGATGCT CTGGATGAAAAATGTGACAAGCAGTATTCAGATTATAGTCGA CCATCCTCCCGCTGTGCCACCCCAGGCCTCTCGGCAGCCACCCTGGCATCACTGGGTGGTACCTCATCACGTCGAGGTAGCACAGACGCCAGTAGCGCCTATGACCCCGACACCAGTCTGAGTGAACTTAGG GATATCTATGAACTAAAGGACCAGATTCAGGATGTAGAAGGGCGGTACATGCAAGGGCTTAAAGAGCTGAAG GAGTCACTCACAGAGGTAGAGGAGAAGTACAAGAAAGCCATGGTATCGAATGCACAGCTGGACAACGACAAAGCCAACCTCATCTATCAAGTGGACACACTCAAGGATGTCATAGAGGAGATGGAGGAGCAAATGTCAGAGATGAAGAGGGAGCTGGAAGAAAAGTCAAAG GATctagaaagacaaaaacacacatgtacagttCTCCAACATAAACAAGAAGAACTGAAAGAGGGAATCCGCCAGAGAGATGAGCTTATAGAG CAACATGGGCTGGTCATCATCCCAGATGGTACACCAAACGGAGATGTCAACCATGAGTCTCCGTCCTCAGGGATCACTTTGGTCTCCCAGGAGGCCGCCCAGGTGCTGGAGTCTGCAGGAGAGGGTCCACTGG ATGTCAGGCTACGGAAGTTGGCAGAGGAGAAGGACGAACTTTTGGCTCAGATCAGGAAACTGAAGAatcagctggaggaggagaaacagaAACACTCAAAGGTGGACAATTCGTACACAGATGGGGAGAGGATGGAAAACGGTACAGACCTGCACTTTATTGAAATGCAGA GAGATGCCAACAGACAGATTAGTGAATACAAATTCAAGCTTTCAAAAGCAGAACAGGAAATGGGTACAATGGAACAAAAT ATTAACAGACTTGAAGGGCAAGTGTCCCGGTACAAGGCAGCGGCAGATAATGCAGAGAAAGTCGAGGACGAACTTAAAGCAGAAAAACGTAAACTTCAAAGAGAG CTGCGCACAGCTTTAGATAAGATGGAGGAGATGGAGATGACCAACAACCATCTAGTAAAGCGCCTTGAGAAGATGAAGGCCAACAGGAATGCCCTTCTGTCACAGCAATGA